A stretch of Flavobacterium sp. N2270 DNA encodes these proteins:
- a CDS encoding AIR synthase related protein yields MSSETSKRYNLRGVSASKEDVHNAIKNIDKGLFPKAFCKIIPDYLTNDEEYCIIMHADGAGTKSSLAYMYWKETGDLSVWKGIAQDALIMNIDDLLCVGATDNILLSSTIGRNKSVIPAEVLSAIINGTEELISDLKEFGVTIHSTGGETADVGDLVRTIIVDSTVTARIKRANVIDNANIQPGDVIVGLASFGQATYEKEYNGGMGSNGLTSARHDVFSKYLADKYPESFDASVPSELVYSGQTKLTDSVKNSPIDAGKLVLSPTRTYAPVIKKILEKYNSKDIHGMVHCSGGAQTKILHFVDNVHVIKDNLFPVPPLFKLIQKQSKTDWKEMYQVFNCGHRMEIYVPAEVAQDIITISNSFNIEAQIVGRVETSDKKKLTIKSEYGTFEY; encoded by the coding sequence ATGAGTTCTGAAACGAGCAAACGCTACAATTTAAGAGGAGTTTCTGCTTCCAAAGAAGACGTTCATAATGCTATTAAAAACATCGACAAAGGATTGTTTCCTAAGGCATTTTGTAAAATTATCCCCGATTATTTAACAAATGATGAAGAGTATTGCATAATAATGCATGCAGACGGTGCGGGTACAAAATCCTCATTGGCTTATATGTATTGGAAAGAAACGGGTGATTTGTCTGTTTGGAAAGGTATTGCTCAAGATGCATTAATAATGAATATTGACGATTTATTATGTGTGGGCGCAACCGATAATATTTTACTTTCTTCGACAATTGGTAGAAATAAAAGTGTAATTCCTGCTGAGGTTCTTTCTGCAATCATCAACGGAACAGAAGAATTAATTTCCGACTTAAAAGAGTTTGGTGTAACCATTCATTCAACTGGAGGAGAAACTGCTGATGTTGGTGATTTAGTTCGAACAATTATCGTAGATTCAACTGTTACAGCAAGAATCAAACGTGCAAACGTTATAGATAATGCAAATATTCAACCTGGAGATGTAATTGTAGGTTTAGCCTCTTTTGGTCAAGCTACTTACGAAAAAGAATACAACGGTGGAATGGGAAGTAACGGATTAACTTCTGCTCGTCATGATGTTTTTTCAAAATATTTAGCGGATAAATACCCTGAAAGTTTCGATGCTTCAGTTCCAAGTGAATTAGTGTATTCTGGTCAAACTAAATTAACAGATTCAGTTAAAAATAGCCCAATAGATGCTGGTAAATTAGTGCTTTCTCCTACGAGAACTTATGCGCCAGTAATCAAAAAGATTTTAGAAAAATACAATTCAAAAGATATACATGGAATGGTTCACTGTAGCGGTGGAGCACAAACAAAAATTCTTCACTTTGTAGATAATGTTCATGTTATAAAAGATAATTTATTTCCGGTTCCACCTTTATTTAAATTGATACAAAAACAATCAAAAACCGATTGGAAAGAAATGTACCAAGTTTTCAATTGCGGTCACCGAATGGAAATATATGTTCCTGCTGAAGTAGCTCAAGATATTATCACAATTTCAAATTCATTTAATATTGAAGCGCAAATTGTAGGAAGAGTAGAAACTTCAGATAAGAAGAAATTAACAATAAAATCTGAATACGGAACATTTGAATATTAA
- a CDS encoding OmpA family protein: MKTFFLYTALFFGLTMFSQEQFSVYFETNKFELNKAESLKLDKWINENKTSKIVAINGYTDEVGSTGYNDTLALKRVQSIFNLIKEKVTIREDYKSISVGENFKQSNIQSENRRATIYYILEKDLARENEILGIEEEVVIPEDATLEEKVALAKVGTKITLKNINFYQNTFAITPESNGSLYDLLFVMQNNPNLKIQIQGHICCIAKDGRNLSLERAKQVRRWLVYQRIPQHRITVTGFGTTRPIYPIPEENEEQAAANRRVEIEILSK; the protein is encoded by the coding sequence ATGAAAACCTTTTTTCTATATACTGCACTTTTTTTTGGTTTAACTATGTTTTCTCAAGAACAGTTTTCTGTTTATTTTGAGACCAATAAATTTGAGTTAAATAAAGCAGAAAGTTTAAAGTTAGATAAATGGATTAATGAAAACAAAACTTCAAAAATTGTAGCAATTAATGGTTATACAGATGAAGTCGGTTCTACTGGATATAATGATACTCTTGCTTTAAAGAGAGTACAATCTATTTTTAATTTAATAAAAGAAAAGGTTACTATAAGAGAAGATTATAAATCAATTAGTGTTGGTGAAAATTTCAAGCAGTCAAACATACAATCAGAAAATCGAAGAGCTACAATTTATTATATCTTAGAAAAAGATTTAGCTCGAGAAAATGAAATATTAGGAATTGAAGAAGAGGTTGTAATTCCAGAAGACGCGACTTTAGAAGAAAAAGTGGCGCTAGCAAAAGTGGGTACAAAAATTACATTAAAAAATATTAATTTTTATCAAAATACATTTGCAATTACACCAGAGTCTAACGGATCTTTATATGATTTGTTATTCGTAATGCAAAATAACCCCAATTTAAAAATTCAAATTCAAGGTCATATTTGTTGTATAGCTAAAGACGGAAGAAACTTATCTTTAGAACGAGCAAAGCAAGTTCGTAGATGGTTGGTTTACCAAAGAATTCCACAACACAGGATTACTGTAACTGGTTTTGGTACAACACGACCAATTTATCCAATTCCTGAAGAAAACGAAGAACAAGCCGCTGCGAATAGAAGAGTTGAGATTGAAATATTAAGTAAGTAA
- a CDS encoding glutamine synthetase III: protein MATLRFQALQSASGRKPVIVEELDRKSKIFGSNVFNDKAMRLFLTGEAYKAVQSAVQHGTKIDRKIAEHIAMGMKEWALSKNVTHYTHWFQPLTGTTAEKHDAFFETSMDGSDPVEKFGGTQLVQQEPDASSFPNGGIRNTFEARGYTAWDPTSPAFIFGTTLCIPTVFVSYTGEALDNKTPLLRALTAIDAAATDVAKYFDKNVKKITPTLGWEQEYFLVDAALASSRPDLMATGRTLLGHTSAKGQQLDDHYFGSIPTRVLQYMRDLENQCMLLGIPVKTRHNEVAPNQFELAPIFEETNLAVDHNSLLMDVMQKVAERHDFKVLFHEKPFKGVNGSGKHNNWSLATDTGINLLSPGKTPMSNLQFLTFFINTIKAVHDNEELVRASIASASNDHRLGANEAPPAIISVFIGQQLTKVLEELEGVSKGKLSPEEKTDLKLNVVGKIPDLLLDNTDRNRTSPFAFTGNKFEFRAVGSTANCAVSMTTLNTIVAKQLKDFKAEVDALIEKKDMKKDDAIFNVLREYIKGTKAILFEGDGYSEAWEKEAKKRGLSNHKTTPEALKAKVSKKAIALFEEMGVMNHIEVESRYEIELEEYTKKIQIEGRVLGDIARNHVVPTAIKYQNTLIDNVRGLKEIFGKDFEVIAKEQIKMIKDISGHIEGINSKIDAMIEARKKANLLTDAEKQAAAYCNEVKPFFEEIRYHSDKLELLVDDEMWTLTKYRELLFTK from the coding sequence ATGGCAACTTTAAGATTTCAAGCTTTACAAAGCGCATCAGGTAGAAAACCTGTTATTGTGGAAGAATTAGACAGAAAGTCTAAGATTTTTGGTTCAAATGTTTTTAATGATAAGGCAATGCGTCTTTTCTTAACCGGTGAAGCATATAAAGCAGTTCAAAGCGCAGTGCAGCATGGAACTAAAATTGACAGAAAAATTGCAGAGCATATTGCAATGGGAATGAAAGAATGGGCTTTGTCTAAAAATGTTACACATTATACACACTGGTTTCAACCGTTAACTGGTACTACTGCAGAAAAGCATGATGCTTTCTTTGAAACCTCTATGGATGGAAGTGATCCTGTAGAAAAATTTGGAGGAACGCAGTTAGTTCAACAAGAACCAGATGCTTCTTCTTTCCCAAATGGTGGAATTAGAAATACATTCGAAGCACGTGGTTATACAGCTTGGGATCCAACATCTCCAGCATTTATTTTTGGAACAACTTTATGTATTCCAACGGTTTTTGTTTCTTACACTGGTGAAGCTTTAGATAATAAAACACCTTTATTAAGAGCATTGACTGCTATTGATGCTGCTGCGACAGATGTTGCAAAATATTTTGATAAAAACGTAAAAAAGATAACACCAACTTTAGGTTGGGAACAAGAATATTTTTTAGTTGATGCTGCTTTAGCTTCTTCTCGTCCAGATTTAATGGCTACTGGTAGAACATTATTGGGTCATACTTCTGCTAAAGGACAACAATTAGATGATCATTATTTTGGTTCAATTCCAACACGTGTTTTACAATACATGAGAGATTTGGAAAATCAATGTATGTTATTAGGTATTCCAGTAAAAACACGTCACAATGAAGTTGCGCCAAATCAATTTGAGTTGGCTCCAATTTTTGAAGAAACTAATTTAGCGGTTGACCATAACTCTTTATTAATGGATGTAATGCAAAAAGTTGCAGAACGACATGATTTTAAGGTTTTATTTCATGAAAAACCTTTTAAAGGAGTAAATGGTTCAGGTAAACACAACAACTGGTCGTTAGCTACAGATACTGGAATTAATCTATTAAGTCCAGGTAAAACGCCTATGAGTAACTTACAATTCTTAACGTTTTTCATCAATACAATAAAAGCGGTTCATGATAATGAAGAATTAGTAAGAGCTTCTATTGCGTCTGCAAGTAACGATCATCGTTTAGGGGCAAATGAAGCACCTCCAGCGATAATTTCAGTGTTTATTGGTCAACAATTAACGAAAGTACTAGAAGAATTAGAAGGGGTTTCAAAGGGAAAATTATCTCCTGAAGAAAAAACAGATTTAAAGTTGAATGTTGTTGGTAAAATTCCAGATTTACTTTTAGATAATACGGATAGAAACAGAACTTCTCCTTTTGCGTTTACTGGTAATAAATTTGAATTTAGAGCTGTAGGTTCTACTGCAAACTGTGCAGTTTCAATGACTACTTTAAATACTATTGTAGCAAAACAGTTGAAAGACTTTAAAGCTGAGGTTGATGCCTTAATAGAAAAGAAAGACATGAAGAAGGATGATGCCATCTTTAATGTTTTAAGAGAATATATTAAAGGAACTAAAGCTATTCTATTTGAAGGAGATGGATATAGTGAAGCTTGGGAAAAAGAAGCTAAGAAAAGAGGTTTAAGTAATCATAAAACTACTCCTGAAGCTTTAAAGGCAAAAGTTTCCAAAAAAGCAATTGCTCTTTTTGAAGAAATGGGAGTAATGAACCATATAGAAGTTGAATCTCGTTATGAAATTGAATTGGAAGAATATACTAAGAAAATTCAAATTGAAGGAAGAGTTCTTGGTGATATTGCTCGTAATCATGTAGTTCCTACTGCTATAAAATATCAAAATACATTAATTGATAATGTAAGAGGTTTAAAAGAAATTTTTGGTAAAGATTTTGAAGTTATTGCAAAAGAGCAAATTAAGATGATTAAAGATATTTCTGGACATATTGAAGGAATTAATTCTAAAATCGATGCAATGATTGAAGCTCGTAAAAAAGCAAATTTACTAACTGATGCCGAAAAACAAGCTGCTGCGTATTGTAATGAAGTAAAACCATTCTTTGAAGAAATTAGATATCATTCTGATAAATTAGAATTGTTAGTTGATGATGAAATGTGGACTCTAACTAAATACAGAGAGTTATTATTTACTAAATAA